In Candidatus Contubernalis alkalaceticus, the genomic window TACAGAGGGGAATTGACTGCCTTTTTACCAGGGAACCGGGAGGAACCTCTATTGGAGACAAAATTCGAGATATTCTCTTGGATAACGAAAATAAAAAAATGTGTGCCAAAACAGAAGTTTTTTTGTATGCAGCTGCCCGGGCCCAGCTGGTAACTCAGGTAATTTTACCGGCACTGGAACAGGGAAAAGTTGTGATCTGTGACCGGTACATAGATTCAAGTTTTGCTTATCAGTCTTTTGGGTTAGGAGAGGAAACTGATTTTGTCCTGACGGTGAACGAAGAGGCAACTCAGGGCCTTTACCCGGACCTAACTTTGCTTTTAGACGTTGCTCCCGAAGAGGGCTTGAGGCGGCAGAGGGAAAGATATTCTAAGGGATCAAAAGCACAGGATCGAATTGAAATGAAAGAACTGGAGTTTCACCAAAAGGTAAGGCAGGGTTATTTGTTTTTGGCAAAGATTCAAAAAGAAAGAGTTTTATTATTAGAAGCAGGTGTAGGGGAACAAGAGGTTCATAAGGAAGTTATTAAAGCGGTAGAGGACCTGTTTTTGGTAAGGGATGTTCAGGTATGAAAATGAGATGTGTTAAGGAATAATAAAATGAAATTAAAAGAAATTTCAGGTCAGAAAAAAGCATCAGAATTATTGGAAAAAGCTATTCACGGAAACAGGATTAACCATGCCTACCTTTTCTACGGCCCTAAAGAGAGTGGGAAGTTTACCTTTTCTCTAATGGCAGCTAAAATGTTGAATTGTCTCAAAGGGAATGCTTGCGGTACGTGTATTTCCTGTAGAAAGGTGGACAGGGGTATCCACCCGGATGTTTCAGTGGTCTCTCCCGAAGGAAAGAATATAAAGATAGAACAGATCAGGCAGCTGAAAAATCTTTCCTCTTTTAAACCCAATGAAGGAAGAAAAAAAGTCTACATTTTTCAGGAGGCACATAAAATGAGTCTCCCTGCAGCTAATAGTCTTTTGGCAGTATTGGAGGAGCCCCCTGATTATATTGTATTTATTTTATTGGTACCTGAACTCTTTCTGCTTCCTGATACGGTAGTTTCCAGATGTCAATGTATTCCCTTTGGCAGGGTTTCCCGAAAAGAAATTTATAATGTATTGAAAGTTCAAAAACCCCATCTGTCCCAGGAAAAACTGCAGGCAGCTGCTCATGCGGCTGAAGGAAGTATTTTGAGAGCTATAAAATTAGCAGGTTCTGAGGATTGGAACCAGTGGAGGCATAGTTCTTTTCAGTGGTGGAAGGGTTTTCTCCACTGTAAATCAAGGGAATTATTTTCCTATGGGGAACAGTTAGCCCAGGAGGAAAACTTAATAGAATTTTTAGATTTTATAGAAAGTTATTACCGGGACTGCCTGGTATATGGATCTACTGGGGAAGAAGACCTGATTATAAATATTGATTATTTAGAGGAAATAAAAAAGATTGAGGTTGGTTCCAGTAGATTATTGATAAAAGCAATAGAAGAACTGGAAAGTTTTAAAAGAAAATTGTCTGTTCCGTTGAATAAAAAAAATGCACTGGAAGCAATGCTGGTAAAAATGAAAGGGGTGAAATAATGCCTGATGTAGTCGGTGTCAGGTTTAAGAAGGCGGGTAAGATTTATTATTTTGACCCTGAGGATGAGGATATCAAAAAAGAAGATTTTGTGATTGTAGAAACTTCCCGGGGAGTAGAGTTTGGAGAAGTGGTGGTGGGAAGAAAGGAGGTTAAAGAAGAGGAACTGGTACTTCCTCTAAAGAGAGTTATCCGTACTGCTACGGTAAAGGACCATCAGCAGGTACGAGAGAATCGGGAAAAAGAGGATGAATCCTTTGAAATATGCCTGGATAAAATCTCAGAACATGGCCTGGATATGAAGCTCATAGATGTGGAGTATACCTTTGATCGTAACAAAATTATCTTTTATTTTACTGCCGACGGCAGAATAGATTTCAGGGAGCTGGTAAAAGATCTGGCGGCAGTTTTTCGAACCAGGATTGAACTCCGGCAAATCGGGGTCAGGGATGAGGCCAAGATGATGGGTGGGCTGGGTCCCTGCGGCAGGATGCTGTGCTGTTCCATCTTTCTTGGAGACTTTGAACCGGTTTCCATAAGAATGGCCAAAGATCAAAACTTATCCCTAAACCCAACCAAAATATCCGGTATATGCAGTCGGCTCATGTGTTGTCTGCGTTTTGAATCTGACGCCTATAAAGATGCAAGGGAAGTCTGCCCCCGCATGGGCAAAGAAGTGGTTACGCCGGAGGGGGAGGGCAGAGTTGTTAAAGTCAACACGCTGAAAAAAAGCATAGCCGTAGAATTATTTGAATCCCATAAAGTCATGGAGTTTCCCTTAGAAGAGGTTATTGAAAAGATAGTTAACCAGAAGTGCCCGAAAAAGAATGAAGGATTTTCTGACTGAGAGAAGCTCCAGCTTCCATTCCTTTTTCTCCCAGTAGGAGGATAATATCCCCTTCCCGGGCGCTGAGAATAGAATCCTGAAGGGCGTCTCCCAGTCCAGGGATTACTGAAATACGCCCCTTTATATTTTGACATTTTTCCAAAAAAACTTTTTCTTCCTGTAGGCTGGCCCGAGCTTTTTTATTAACTTGATGTATGCTTTTGGTAATAATTATTTTTTCTATGGGAATTTTTTCAGCCCAATGGGAAATTACTTTGCCATTTAGGGCATTGATGCTGCTGCTGTGATTTCCCGATAAGGCAAAAACTAGAATAATTTTTTTAAATTGATACGAACTGATAGTTTTCAGGACGCTTTCGATGGCTCCGGGATTTGATGCTCCATCGTCAATTATTTTAAATTGATTACTATACACGGCTTCCAGGCAGCGTTTAAAATGAGGCATCCGGTTAAGTTTTTCGCTTATGGATTCAAAGCTTATATCGCAGGCCAGGGAAATTAGGATGGCTACCAGGGCATTATAAATATTGTGCCTCCCGGGGAGAGGAAGAGTAAAATCTTGGCTGCCGGGGGAGATGATTTTACCTGTGAGGGTGTCAATATCACTCTCTAACATTACACTGAACCGGGACTGTTTTGATTTTAGTTGAATCTTTTTTGCCGTTGCCATAGCATTGGGATAATCAAGGGCATATGTGATTACCTGGCTGTGAGTCACATCAGCCATCTGTAACGCCAGGGTATCATCGGCATTTATCAGGGCTGTGCTGTCTTCCTTCAGCAGTTTAGAAAAGCTGGACATTAAGCCGTTAATTTTACCTGGAGGGTCAGCGGCAGCTTCAGGGGATAGGTTGGTTACGGCCAGCAGATTTAAATTTAGGGATTTTATTTGGGGGCTGGACAGGGCACGGGGAGAGATTTCCAGGAAGAAGTATTTGGTTCCATCACGGTAGGCGTCGTTTATTTTGTTTTTCAATGACGGTTTCTCTGTTATAGAAGAGGAGAAAATTTTAAATGAATCCTTTAAGTGGGGATTATTTAATCGGAAGATGTTTTCTAAAATTTTTAAGGTGCTGGACTTTCCGCTTATTCCAGTAATTCCTGCTATAATAGGTTTATCCGGCATGTAATAGCTCCTTTCATGTTTGTCTTTCTTACTAATAGTCTTTGTGAAGCCGAAAAAAATATGTGTTTTTCATTTTGAGAGGGAGATAAAAATGGATGAAGCAGGAATTCTTTATCTTTGCGCAACTCCTATAGGGAACTTAGAAGACATCACTCTTCGGGTTTTAAAGACTCTAAAGGAGGTTGATTTAGTTGCAGCGGAGGATACCCGTCGAACCGTAAATCTATTGAATCACTTTCAAATAAAAACTCCGATAATCAGCTATCATGAGCATAACAAAGAAAAAAGAGGCAGAGAAATAATAGAAAAATTACTGGCAGGGCACAAAATAGCCCTGGTGGCTGATGCCGGAACTCCGGGAATTTCAGACCCGGGTTTTGAATTGATACAAGAATCTATCCATCGGGGTATAAAGATCACTTCTTTGCCGGGGCCTTGTGCGGCGGTTACTGCCGTTACAGTGTCCGGATTCACCATTAATCGATTTGTTTTTTATGGTTTTTTAAGCAGGAAGAAAAAAGACCGAAGAAGAGAAATAGAAGAAATTATTGAGTCCAACAAAACTGTAGTTATTTATGAAGCTCCGCACCGTCTACTTAAAACTTTAAAAGAGCTTTTGGAGGCAGCAGGAGATAGAGATGCAGCAGTTTGTCGAGAATTATCGAAATTGTTTGAAGAGGTTAAAAGGGGATCCTTATCTCAGTTAATTCATGATTTTGAAGTTAAAGCACCCAAGGGAGAGATAACGTTAATAATAGGAGCAAATAAGGAGGCAGTGATCTGCAGCAGGGGAAGTTTGACCCAAGGGGTTGAGGAGGTCAGGCAGCTTAAAGAAGCAGGATTAAAGGAAAAAGAAGCGGTAAAAAGAACAGCCAAATATTTAAACCTGCCCTCAAGAGAATTATATAAAAAGGTGATTGAGGAAAAAGAAGGATAAATAAAAAAAGGGCAAAGGCCCTTTCTTTATTGTTTCATTTGACTGATGCATTCACTGCAGATAATCTTGTTTTTATAATGCTGTACGTCGTCCGCGCTTCCGCAAAAAATACATGCAGGCTCATACTTTTTAAGAATAATCTTTTCTGCGTCCACATAAATCTCCAGTGCATCTTTCTCTTGGATTCCCAGAGTCCTTCTCAACTCTATGGGAATGACTACCCTCCCCAGTTCATCTACTTTTCTTACAATACCTGTAGATTTCATCCAGAACCTCCTCTTTCAACAATCTTCGACATTTTTTGTATGTCTATAGTATACCAACAATTCCCAAGGAGAGCAACACTTTTATTCAAATTTAGCAATAATTACTAAAAAATAGGATTAAGGTCCCATAATTTCTAATCAATATAATGTCAACATCGTTAATTTATTGAAAAGAATAACATTTTTCTTAATTTTAAATGTTTTTAGGTATTTTTGTTAGAGTTCATGGAAGGATAATTAATATTAGTATTTTTTTCTATATTTAGATATTATTATTCTATTATAGTGCTGTAGACTTAAAATATAAAAATAATTCTAATAGATTACATAGATTTCTTGACAAATAAGTTTTTGGTAAGATAAAGTTAAGTCAAAATGATTACTATGGGCAGTGAATATTTTATTTTTAAAGCTGTTCCTTAGATAAAGGAGGTTTTTTAAGAGATTGACCAGGAAAAGCTTTTATATAACTACCCCTATCTATTATCCCAGTGATAAACTGCACATTGGGCACTGCTACACTACGGTAGCTGCAGATGCCATGGCCCGTTTTAAGCGGTTAAAGGATTATGATGTATGGTTTTTGACAGGGACCGACGAACATGGTCAAAAAATTGAGCGGAGAGCGGCAGAGGCAGGCAAATCTCCTCAAGTTTTTGTAGATGAAATCGTAGACTGGATTAAAGAACTATGGGATATATTGGATATATCTTGCAGTGATTTTATCCGAACTACAGAGACGCGGCATAAAAAATCAGTCCAGGCTATTTTTAATCAGTTGTATGAGCAGGGAGACATATATAAGGATAAGTATGAGGGGCTTTATTGTACTCCTTGTGAGGCTTTTTGGACGGTTCGGCAGGCGAAAGACGGCTGCTGCCCCGACTGTGGCTCACAGGTGGAAATGGTGTCTGAGGAAAGCTATTTCTTCAGAATGTCAAAATATGCTCAGCGACTTTATGAGCATATTCAAGAAAACGAGGATTTTATTCAGCCTCCCTCTCGAAAAAATGAGATGATTAACAATTTTTTAAAACCTGGATTAGAGGAGCTTTGTGTTTCCCGGACCTCTTTTGATTGGGGTGTAGAGGTTCCTTTTGACAAAGAACATGTTATTTATGTATGGTTGGATGCCTTGAGCAATTATATCACAGCATTGGGTTATCCCGAGGATATGGAAAAGGTGAACCGGTATTGGCCTGCAGATGTTCACTTAATCGGTAAAGAGATCGTCAGGTTCCACACCATATACTGGCCCATCTTTTTGATGGCTCTGGGCCTACCTCTGCCCAAACAAATTTTTGGTCATGGGTGGTTACTTTTAAAAGAAGGAAAAATGTCTAAATCCAAGGGCAATGTTATTGACCCGACGGTGCTGGTAGATCTGTACGGGTCCGATGCCATCAGATACTACCTGTTGAGGGAGATTCCCTTTGGGTCTGACGGTGTGTTTACTCCTGAAGCCCTGATTCAAAGAATTAATTTTGACCTGGCCAACGATTTGGGTAATTTAATACATCGAACCTTAAACATGGTCAGTAAGTTTTCCCAAGGGATTATAGAAGGACCTTCCCTGGAGGAGGGGGACTATGACAGAGAGCTGAAGATATTGGCTTTGGAAACCTCTGGAGAGATGGAAAAACTGATGGATAATCTGCAGTTTAGTAATGCCCTGGCAGTGCTTTGGAAGTTGGTGGGTCGGGCTAACAAGTATATAGATGAAACGGAACCCTGGGCACTGAACCGGGAGGGAAAAAGAGAAAGGTTGAACACAGTTCTCTACAATTATTTGGAGACAATCCGCATCATTAGTGTTTTGCTCCAGCCCTTTATGCCTAAAACTCCTCATAAGATCTGGGAGCTTATAGGGATGTCTAATGAACCGGAACTTCAAACCTGGGACAGCAGCAGGACCTGGGGTTGTTTTAAGAAGGGTACCCGGGTTAAAAAATCAGAAGTTCTTTTCCCCCGTATAGAACTGGATAATGAGGGGGAACAAAAACCTGACAAGAAAGCTCCTGCATCTACTGCTCAAGCTCAAGATAAGATTGAAAGGATGGGGCAGATAAAAATAAATGATTTTGCCCGGGTGGACCTTAAGGTGGCGGAAATCCTTACGGCGGAAAAGGTAGAAGGAGCAGATAAGCTGTTGAAGTTGAAGGTAAGCTTAGGGAAAGAGGAAAGGCAGGTTGTGGCGGGGATTGCCCGGCATTACAACCCTGAGGAAATAGTCGGTAAAAAAGTACTGTTGGTAGCTAACTTAGCTCCTGTTAAAATAAGAGGGATTGAATCTCAGGGTATGCTGCTGGCGGCAGTGGATTCCCAGGGAAAGTTGGTTCTATCTTCTGTTGATGGTGATATTGCCCCTGGAAGCCAGGTGAGTTAATTGACCTTCCTGGCAGATTCCCATGCACACTTAATTGACAAAGCATACCGAAAGGACAGCAGCCAAGTAATTCAGAGGGCCCTGGATATTGGGGTTAAGCTGATTATCAATCTGGGGTATGATATAAAAACTTCTTCTAAGGCCGTAGATATGGCCCAAGATTACCCTTTCATGTA contains:
- a CDS encoding PSP1 domain-containing protein, whose amino-acid sequence is MPDVVGVRFKKAGKIYYFDPEDEDIKKEDFVIVETSRGVEFGEVVVGRKEVKEEELVLPLKRVIRTATVKDHQQVRENREKEDESFEICLDKISEHGLDMKLIDVEYTFDRNKIIFYFTADGRIDFRELVKDLAAVFRTRIELRQIGVRDEAKMMGGLGPCGRMLCCSIFLGDFEPVSIRMAKDQNLSLNPTKISGICSRLMCCLRFESDAYKDAREVCPRMGKEVVTPEGEGRVVKVNTLKKSIAVELFESHKVMEFPLEEVIEKIVNQKCPKKNEGFSD
- a CDS encoding AbrB/MazE/SpoVT family DNA-binding domain-containing protein, whose amino-acid sequence is MKSTGIVRKVDELGRVVIPIELRRTLGIQEKDALEIYVDAEKIILKKYEPACIFCGSADDVQHYKNKIICSECISQMKQ
- the rsmI gene encoding 16S rRNA (cytidine(1402)-2'-O)-methyltransferase, whose amino-acid sequence is MDEAGILYLCATPIGNLEDITLRVLKTLKEVDLVAAEDTRRTVNLLNHFQIKTPIISYHEHNKEKRGREIIEKLLAGHKIALVADAGTPGISDPGFELIQESIHRGIKITSLPGPCAAVTAVTVSGFTINRFVFYGFLSRKKKDRRREIEEIIESNKTVVIYEAPHRLLKTLKELLEAAGDRDAAVCRELSKLFEEVKRGSLSQLIHDFEVKAPKGEITLIIGANKEAVICSRGSLTQGVEEVRQLKEAGLKEKEAVKRTAKYLNLPSRELYKKVIEEKEG
- a CDS encoding Mur ligase family protein, encoding MPDKPIIAGITGISGKSSTLKILENIFRLNNPHLKDSFKIFSSSITEKPSLKNKINDAYRDGTKYFFLEISPRALSSPQIKSLNLNLLAVTNLSPEAAADPPGKINGLMSSFSKLLKEDSTALINADDTLALQMADVTHSQVITYALDYPNAMATAKKIQLKSKQSRFSVMLESDIDTLTGKIISPGSQDFTLPLPGRHNIYNALVAILISLACDISFESISEKLNRMPHFKRCLEAVYSNQFKIIDDGASNPGAIESVLKTISSYQFKKIILVFALSGNHSSSINALNGKVISHWAEKIPIEKIIITKSIHQVNKKARASLQEEKVFLEKCQNIKGRISVIPGLGDALQDSILSAREGDIILLLGEKGMEAGASLSQKILHSFSGTSG
- the tmk gene encoding dTMP kinase; amino-acid sequence: MRKTGIFITFEGPDGAGKTTQALKLKEYFIQRGIDCLFTREPGGTSIGDKIRDILLDNENKKMCAKTEVFLYAAARAQLVTQVILPALEQGKVVICDRYIDSSFAYQSFGLGEETDFVLTVNEEATQGLYPDLTLLLDVAPEEGLRRQRERYSKGSKAQDRIEMKELEFHQKVRQGYLFLAKIQKERVLLLEAGVGEQEVHKEVIKAVEDLFLVRDVQV
- a CDS encoding DNA polymerase III subunit, which codes for MKLKEISGQKKASELLEKAIHGNRINHAYLFYGPKESGKFTFSLMAAKMLNCLKGNACGTCISCRKVDRGIHPDVSVVSPEGKNIKIEQIRQLKNLSSFKPNEGRKKVYIFQEAHKMSLPAANSLLAVLEEPPDYIVFILLVPELFLLPDTVVSRCQCIPFGRVSRKEIYNVLKVQKPHLSQEKLQAAAHAAEGSILRAIKLAGSEDWNQWRHSSFQWWKGFLHCKSRELFSYGEQLAQEENLIEFLDFIESYYRDCLVYGSTGEEDLIINIDYLEEIKKIEVGSSRLLIKAIEELESFKRKLSVPLNKKNALEAMLVKMKGVK
- the metG gene encoding methionine--tRNA ligase — its product is MTRKSFYITTPIYYPSDKLHIGHCYTTVAADAMARFKRLKDYDVWFLTGTDEHGQKIERRAAEAGKSPQVFVDEIVDWIKELWDILDISCSDFIRTTETRHKKSVQAIFNQLYEQGDIYKDKYEGLYCTPCEAFWTVRQAKDGCCPDCGSQVEMVSEESYFFRMSKYAQRLYEHIQENEDFIQPPSRKNEMINNFLKPGLEELCVSRTSFDWGVEVPFDKEHVIYVWLDALSNYITALGYPEDMEKVNRYWPADVHLIGKEIVRFHTIYWPIFLMALGLPLPKQIFGHGWLLLKEGKMSKSKGNVIDPTVLVDLYGSDAIRYYLLREIPFGSDGVFTPEALIQRINFDLANDLGNLIHRTLNMVSKFSQGIIEGPSLEEGDYDRELKILALETSGEMEKLMDNLQFSNALAVLWKLVGRANKYIDETEPWALNREGKRERLNTVLYNYLETIRIISVLLQPFMPKTPHKIWELIGMSNEPELQTWDSSRTWGCFKKGTRVKKSEVLFPRIELDNEGEQKPDKKAPASTAQAQDKIERMGQIKINDFARVDLKVAEILTAEKVEGADKLLKLKVSLGKEERQVVAGIARHYNPEEIVGKKVLLVANLAPVKIRGIESQGMLLAAVDSQGKLVLSSVDGDIAPGSQVS